The Pseudomonas sp. TH06 genome contains the following window.
GCCTCATGCCGCCCGGCCTGTTCCAGCCAGCGCGGTGATTCGGGAATGAACAAACGGATCGCCAACACGAACACCGCCGGCACCGCCAACACCAGAAAGATGTCGCGCCAGCCAATCACTGGCAGCAGGAAGTACGACAGCACACCGGCCGCGACGAAACCCAGCGGCCAGAAGCCATCCATCAACGCGATATAACGCCCACGCCGCTGAGCAGGAATCAGTTCCGAGAGCATCGACTGCGCGATGGGAAACTCCATGCCCATGCCAATCCCCAGCAAAATACGAAAAATCGTCAGCGCCTCGACCGTTTGCGCCGTCGAGCACAGGTAACTGGCCAAGCCCCAGAGAACGATGCTCCACTGAAACACCGGTTTGCGCCCGAAGCGGTCCGCGAGCATGCCGGACAGCGACGCACCGAGCACCATGCCGAAGAAGCTCGAACTGGCGAGCAATCCTGCCTGTGCGCTGCTCAGGCCGAACTCGGCTTTGATCGAGCCAAGCAGAAACGTCATCATCGCCAGGTCCATGGAGTCGAAGAAAAACGCCAACGCGATGATGATGAAAATGATCCGGTGATAACCGCTGATCGGCAGTCGTTCCAGGCGTTCTGCCGCGCTGAAGCCTTGAGTGTCCATATCGCCTCCCCCCATCCGGAATATCCCCGGATCGAGTGTGCGCGATAGCGCCTTGCCGTTCGTGCTGGATGCGACCTGTTCGCAGCCGTAGACGACGCCAGCAGAGCCGATGCCGTTTCAGGCGCCGCTTGAGCGGTGCCCTGTTACGCCATTTCCAGCTCGGTTTCCTTGGCGAATTGATGCAGCTCGCGCTGGCCGGTGGCCGTCAGTTGCAGGGCTCTTGAATCATTGGGCAGGGCCAGCCAGCCAGATTGCATGAACAACTGCAGCAACGCTGCACCGAGTGAGCCGCCCATGTGCGGGCGTCGTTCACTCCAGTCGGGGCATGCACAGGCCACCTGGACGTTGCGATGGGCCAGAGCCTGAATGAACACCCCGCGCCCGGCCAACTGCTTCGAGCCTTTGAGGGTCACCACTACACGCTGTTCAAGCTGTTCAATCCAGCCGGCGTCGAGCAGTCGCTGATACAGATCGGCGGCCAGCGTGCCCCCCAGGTGGTCATCGCAAAAGCGTGCGCGCAACAGCGACGACGGCGCCGCCTGAGGTTTGGCCATGGGGGTGGTGCGCTTGAACGCCTCGGCGATTTCCCGCGGAGCACTGGCGATGGTGGCGCTGGCCAGTGCTTCTATCGCGGCCCCCACCTCCGGCGCCGAAAGCCGGAAAAACCGTTTGCGACCACGGACTTCGACCTTTAACAGACCTCCGGTGGCCAGCCGTGCCAGATGTGCACTGGCCGATGACGGCGACAGCCCTGCCAGTAGCGCAAGCTCCTCGGTTTGCCGGGCCGAGCCATCCATCAACGCCCACATCATCGCGCTGCGCTTGGGGTCGGCCAGCAACGTGGCGATCTGGCTGATGCAAGGTGCATGTTCCATGTATTCACTCCCTGTGGAATCGTATCGTCTACTGCTCGGAGACATCTTGACCAGTAATGGGTCGGCGGCCAAGACGCGAAAAACGCCCTGAACCGGGGCAAGGCAGGCCATTGACGCAACATGCTCCGGCGCAGAACCCGTCACCATAGCTAACCCCGTAATTAAACAGGGCAACTCAGCATTGACGGCGTTCGGGACGGGTTTCGGTACTGGCATGAGGCGGGCGCTAGTATAAGCGGGATGCACGCCCCGTTTCGCCTCGCAGCCTGCGCGGGTGGTGATTGTTCCTGACAGAAATTTCTCTATTTACCTGCGACTAATGATCAACTTTCAGGAAAACGGGAAATTGACTACTCAAATCAGCG
Protein-coding sequences here:
- a CDS encoding helix-turn-helix transcriptional regulator; its protein translation is MEHAPCISQIATLLADPKRSAMMWALMDGSARQTEELALLAGLSPSSASAHLARLATGGLLKVEVRGRKRFFRLSAPEVGAAIEALASATIASAPREIAEAFKRTTPMAKPQAAPSSLLRARFCDDHLGGTLAADLYQRLLDAGWIEQLEQRVVVTLKGSKQLAGRGVFIQALAHRNVQVACACPDWSERRPHMGGSLGAALLQLFMQSGWLALPNDSRALQLTATGQRELHQFAKETELEMA